One Roseomonas gilardii subsp. gilardii genomic region harbors:
- a CDS encoding AsmA-like C-terminal region-containing protein: MPGFDAEIALGQVLTSDGPFERVEARIRHDAQGVLRQMQASGRFGGQEAFAARVTPRAGGGRDLSVRVADLGLLLRLTGTTGDVQDGRLRVQGHWAADTPASPLLGEAELENFGLRGRARLGKLLQALSLYGIPEALTGPGLRVSRLHAPFALTREALGLEDVRLNSASLGATAKGRVMRRDGRLELEGTIVPSYLLNILAGRLPLVGRLFSAEPGGGLLAATFRATGTLSDPQITVNPLSMLAPGMLRNLFGSDAPPRER; this comes from the coding sequence TTGCCGGGCTTCGATGCCGAGATCGCGCTGGGGCAGGTGCTGACCTCGGACGGCCCCTTCGAGCGGGTCGAGGCCCGGATCCGGCACGATGCGCAGGGTGTGCTGCGGCAGATGCAGGCCTCCGGCCGCTTCGGCGGGCAGGAGGCCTTCGCCGCCAGGGTCACCCCACGGGCCGGCGGCGGGCGGGACCTGTCGGTGCGGGTGGCGGATCTGGGGCTGCTGCTGCGGCTCACCGGCACGACGGGGGATGTCCAGGATGGCCGGCTGCGGGTCCAGGGGCACTGGGCCGCCGACACGCCGGCCTCGCCACTGCTGGGCGAGGCGGAACTGGAGAATTTCGGCCTGCGCGGGAGAGCGCGGCTGGGCAAGCTGCTGCAGGCGCTCTCCCTCTACGGCATCCCGGAGGCGCTGACCGGGCCGGGACTGCGCGTGAGCCGCCTGCACGCCCCCTTCGCCCTGACGCGGGAAGCACTGGGGCTGGAGGATGTGCGGCTCAACTCGGCCTCGCTCGGCGCCACCGCCAAGGGGCGGGTGATGCGCCGGGACGGGCGGCTGGAACTGGAGGGGACGATCGTGCCGTCCTATCTGCTGAACATCCTGGCCGGGCGGCTGCCCCTGGTCGGGCGGCTGTTCAGCGCCGAGCCGGGCGGCGGGCTGCTGGCCGCGACCTTCCGTGCCACCGGCACGCTGAGCGACCCGCAGATCACCGTGAACCCGCTCTCCATGCTGGCGCCGGGGATGCTGCGGAACCTGTTCGGCAGCGATGCGCCGCCCCGGGAGCGTTGA
- the mtnA gene encoding S-methyl-5-thioribose-1-phosphate isomerase, whose translation MKIAGVPYRSIWVDEDGWSVRIFDQTKLPWAVETLRLTDEEQVAHAIRSMQTRGAPLIGATAAYGLALALRRDPSTENLERVAAMLGETRPTAINLRWALERMLEALRNQPPGRRAEAAYAEAKAICDDDVETNRRIGEHGLELLRDIAARKRAEGRGGEPVNVLTHCNAGWIATVDYGTALSPIYQAHDEGMKVHVWVDETRPRNQGAALTAWELGAHGVPHTVVSDNAGGHLMQHGQVDIVIVGTDRVTRNGDVANKIGTYLKALAAKDNGVPFWVALPHSTYDPRVADGVKEIPIEERSAAEVTDVTGRAPDGSLVTVRVAAEGSGAANPAFDVTPARLVTGLITERGRCEASAEGLAALYPERR comes from the coding sequence ATGAAGATCGCCGGTGTTCCCTATCGCAGCATCTGGGTGGATGAGGATGGCTGGTCCGTCCGCATCTTCGACCAGACCAAGCTCCCCTGGGCGGTGGAGACCCTCCGCCTGACCGATGAGGAGCAGGTGGCCCATGCCATCCGCTCCATGCAGACGCGTGGCGCGCCGCTGATCGGCGCCACCGCCGCCTATGGCCTGGCCCTGGCCCTTCGCCGCGACCCCTCCACGGAGAACCTGGAACGGGTGGCCGCCATGCTGGGCGAGACCCGCCCGACGGCGATCAACCTGCGCTGGGCGCTGGAGCGGATGCTGGAGGCGCTGCGCAACCAGCCACCCGGGCGCCGCGCCGAGGCCGCCTATGCCGAGGCCAAGGCCATCTGCGACGACGATGTGGAGACCAACCGCCGCATCGGCGAGCACGGGCTGGAACTGCTGCGCGACATCGCCGCCCGCAAGCGGGCCGAGGGCCGGGGCGGCGAGCCGGTGAACGTGCTCACCCACTGCAATGCCGGCTGGATCGCCACGGTGGATTACGGCACCGCCCTGTCGCCCATCTATCAGGCGCATGACGAGGGCATGAAGGTCCATGTCTGGGTGGACGAGACCCGCCCGCGCAACCAGGGCGCCGCGCTGACCGCCTGGGAACTGGGCGCCCATGGCGTGCCGCATACCGTGGTCTCCGACAATGCCGGCGGGCACCTGATGCAGCACGGGCAGGTCGATATCGTCATCGTCGGCACCGACCGCGTCACCCGCAACGGCGACGTGGCGAACAAGATCGGCACCTATCTCAAGGCCCTGGCCGCGAAGGACAACGGCGTGCCCTTCTGGGTCGCCCTGCCGCATTCGACCTATGACCCGCGCGTGGCCGACGGCGTGAAGGAGATCCCGATCGAGGAACGCTCCGCCGCCGAGGTCACCGATGTCACCGGCCGCGCCCCGGACGGATCGCTGGTCACGGTGCGCGTCGCCGCCGAGGGCAGCGGCGCGGCCAACCCGGCCTTCGACGTGACGCCCGCGCGCCTCGTCACCGGGCTGATCACCGAGCGCGGCCGCTGCGAGGCCAGCGCCGAGGGCCTCGCGGCGCTCTATCCCGAGCGTCGCTGA
- a CDS encoding deoxyribodipyrimidine photo-lyase, with amino-acid sequence MASGIEEGRVTVLNGAGPATAPATGGRYVLCLLQQANRSRFNPALELAVEEANRLGLPVVACFGLLDGSNGFPEANARHYAFLLEGLADAAEGLAKRGIGFVIRKASPAEIAADLSREAALLVLDRGYLAIQKRWYAEIRGAVTIRTLQVEGDVVVPVEIASDHHEHAARTLRPRLLRRMEDFLHPLPARKVRHSAAGLRLPGLDIADPRAVLDGMALDRGVAPVRRFRGGETEARRRLRAWLAGPFTRYGTGRGRPEAAAASQMSPYLHFGQISPVEIVLAIRAARKGSEEDRAAYLEELVVRRELAMNHVHYTAHYDRYGHAVPEWARRTLAAASADPRTHHYSERELAEGRTHDHAWNVAMAEMRETGYMHNHLRMYWGKKILEWSPSPEEGFARTLRLNNRYFLDGRDPNSFTNVAWVYGLHDRPWAKRAIFGTVRYQSENSLRKIDAKAYEAAVNRLCEAERQG; translated from the coding sequence TTGGCATCCGGGATCGAGGAAGGGCGCGTCACGGTGCTGAACGGGGCGGGGCCGGCGACTGCGCCCGCCACCGGGGGCCGGTACGTGCTCTGCCTGCTGCAGCAGGCCAACCGGTCGCGCTTCAACCCGGCGCTGGAGCTGGCGGTGGAGGAGGCGAACCGGCTGGGCCTGCCGGTGGTCGCCTGCTTCGGGCTGCTCGATGGCTCCAACGGCTTCCCCGAGGCGAATGCCCGGCACTATGCCTTCCTGCTGGAGGGGCTGGCCGATGCGGCGGAAGGGCTGGCGAAGCGCGGCATCGGCTTCGTGATCCGCAAGGCATCCCCGGCGGAGATCGCGGCCGACCTGTCGCGGGAGGCGGCGCTGCTGGTGCTGGACCGTGGCTACCTCGCCATCCAGAAGCGCTGGTATGCCGAGATCCGCGGGGCCGTGACGATCCGCACCCTCCAGGTCGAAGGCGATGTGGTGGTGCCGGTGGAGATCGCCTCCGACCATCACGAGCATGCCGCCCGCACCCTGCGGCCCAGGCTCCTGCGGCGGATGGAGGATTTCCTGCACCCTCTGCCGGCGCGGAAGGTCCGGCACAGCGCCGCGGGACTGCGGCTGCCGGGGCTGGACATCGCCGACCCGCGCGCCGTGCTCGACGGCATGGCGCTGGACCGCGGCGTGGCGCCGGTGCGCCGCTTCCGCGGTGGGGAGACGGAGGCGAGGCGGCGCCTGCGGGCCTGGCTGGCCGGCCCTTTCACCCGGTACGGCACCGGGCGCGGCCGGCCCGAGGCGGCGGCGGCCTCGCAGATGAGCCCCTACCTGCATTTCGGGCAGATCTCGCCGGTGGAGATCGTCCTCGCCATCCGCGCGGCGCGGAAAGGCAGCGAGGAGGACCGGGCGGCCTATCTGGAGGAGCTGGTGGTCCGCCGCGAACTGGCGATGAACCATGTGCACTATACGGCGCATTACGACCGCTATGGGCATGCCGTGCCGGAATGGGCGCGCAGGACGCTCGCCGCCGCCAGCGCGGACCCGCGCACGCATCATTACAGCGAGCGGGAACTCGCCGAAGGGCGGACGCACGACCATGCCTGGAATGTCGCGATGGCCGAGATGCGGGAGACCGGCTACATGCACAACCATCTGCGCATGTACTGGGGCAAGAAGATCCTCGAATGGTCGCCCAGCCCCGAGGAAGGCTTCGCGCGGACGCTGCGCCTGAACAACCGCTACTTCCTCGACGGGCGGGACCCCAATTCCTTCACCAACGTCGCGTGGGTCTATGGGCTGCACGACCGGCCCTGGGCGAAACGGGCCATCTTCGGCACCGTGCGTTACCAGAGCGAGAATTCGCTGCGGAAGATCGACGCGAAAGCCTACGAGGCCGCGGTGAACCGGCTCTGCGAGGCCGAGCGGCAGGGCTGA
- a CDS encoding UPF0262 family protein, protein MMSDGGAPMGHVTEASQAESQRLVRIELPEGLTPHSPYAEADRAQAVADLLAGNRFDPPGLPPGPYGLHLDLRENRLWLDIRGPNGAPLHGFALSLSPFRRLIKDYLMVVQAHEEAVTQDSHDARIQAIDMGRRGLHDEGAGLLRERLEGKVAVDLVTARLLFTLVCALHSRV, encoded by the coding sequence ATGATGTCTGACGGCGGGGCCCCGATGGGCCATGTCACCGAGGCGTCGCAGGCCGAAAGCCAGCGCCTGGTCCGCATCGAGCTGCCGGAAGGGCTGACGCCGCACAGCCCCTATGCCGAGGCCGACCGCGCCCAGGCGGTGGCCGACCTGCTGGCCGGGAACCGCTTCGACCCGCCCGGCCTGCCGCCCGGTCCCTATGGCCTGCACCTGGACCTGCGGGAGAACCGGCTCTGGCTGGATATCCGCGGCCCCAACGGCGCGCCCCTGCACGGCTTCGCCCTGTCGCTCAGTCCTTTCCGCCGGCTGATCAAGGACTACCTGATGGTCGTCCAGGCGCATGAGGAGGCGGTCACTCAGGACAGCCACGATGCCCGTATCCAGGCCATCGACATGGGCCGTCGCGGGCTGCATGACGAAGGCGCCGGCCTGCTGCGGGAGCGGCTGGAGGGCAAGGTCGCGGTGGACCTCGTGACGGCGCGCCTGCTCTTCACCCTGGTCTGCGCCCTGCACAGCCGCGTGTAG
- the bcp gene encoding thioredoxin-dependent thiol peroxidase gives MDAPPFTMPASGGRTVSKAALGGKPFLLYFYPKADTSGCTQQACGIQEALPALGKLGLTVIGVSPDPMKAIEKFAAKYNLTFPLASDAEHAVAESYGVWVEKSMYGRKYMGMERTSFLIGPDGKVAQVWRKVKPAEHAALVREAAAKL, from the coding sequence ATGGACGCGCCGCCCTTCACCATGCCGGCCAGCGGCGGCCGCACGGTCAGCAAGGCGGCCCTCGGTGGGAAGCCCTTCCTGCTCTACTTCTATCCGAAGGCCGACACCTCCGGCTGCACCCAGCAGGCCTGCGGCATCCAGGAGGCCCTGCCCGCCCTGGGCAAGCTCGGGCTGACGGTGATCGGTGTCTCGCCCGACCCGATGAAGGCGATCGAGAAATTCGCCGCGAAGTACAACCTCACCTTCCCGCTCGCCTCGGATGCCGAGCATGCGGTGGCCGAGAGCTATGGGGTCTGGGTCGAGAAATCGATGTACGGGCGCAAGTACATGGGCATGGAGCGCACGAGCTTCCTGATCGGCCCGGACGGCAAGGTCGCGCAGGTCTGGCGCAAGGTGAAGCCGGCCGAGCACGCCGCCCTGGTGCGCGAGGCTGCGGCGAAGCTCTGA
- a CDS encoding YqaA family protein, translating into MLRALYNWIIALSAHPRAPAALGAVSFAESSFFPIPPDAMLIPMCLARPDRAYHYAFICTVTSVIGGLLGYAIGAYLFEAVALPVLAAYGHADALQTFGAWFERWGAAVILIKGLTPIPYKIVTIAAGAAHFSLPIFFVCSVVTRGARFYMLAWLLRAYGPPAREFIEKRLNLIAGATALAIVGGVLALRYI; encoded by the coding sequence ATGCTCCGCGCCCTCTACAACTGGATCATCGCCCTTTCCGCGCATCCCCGGGCCCCGGCGGCCCTGGGGGCGGTGTCCTTCGCGGAAAGCAGCTTCTTCCCCATCCCGCCCGACGCCATGCTCATCCCCATGTGCCTGGCGCGGCCGGACCGGGCCTACCACTACGCCTTCATCTGCACCGTCACCTCGGTGATCGGCGGGCTGCTGGGCTATGCCATCGGCGCCTATCTCTTCGAGGCGGTGGCGCTGCCGGTGCTGGCCGCCTATGGCCATGCCGACGCGCTGCAGACCTTCGGCGCCTGGTTCGAACGCTGGGGCGCGGCGGTGATCCTGATCAAGGGGCTGACGCCGATCCCCTACAAGATCGTCACCATCGCCGCCGGCGCGGCGCATTTCTCGCTGCCGATCTTCTTCGTGTGCAGCGTCGTCACGCGCGGCGCACGCTTCTACATGCTGGCCTGGCTGCTGCGCGCCTATGGCCCGCCGGCGCGGGAGTTCATCGAGAAGCGGCTGAACCTGATCGCGGGCGCGACGGCCCTGGCGATCGTCGGCGGCGTGCTGGCGCTGCGCTACATCTGA
- a CDS encoding spore photoproduct lyase family protein, whose amino-acid sequence MLPGYLLDPQTIFLEPAVREGGRGREILARFPEARQVEVASHQSIPELREGSAEDWLASKRDVLVLGVKKTLVCRPNGRSADFIAPSVSNGCAMACAYCYVARRKGHANPVTVFTNIEAITGFIARHAARQGMKLEPNQVDARDWVYDIGENGDLSVDASISGNVRDLVALFRGLPNAKGSFATKFVNPAILDYDPRGRTRVRISLMPDARARLLDVRTSPVAERIGFAGELFQAGYELHLNFSPVVVHEGWEAEWRELFRQIDGRLPEAAKQGLAAEVIMLTHSAGLHEVNLAWHPRAEELLWQPRWQEEKLSQNGARNLRYRHGVKGRLLQRFTAILGEVMPYCRIRYAF is encoded by the coding sequence ATGCTGCCCGGCTACCTACTCGATCCCCAAACCATCTTCCTGGAACCCGCCGTGCGAGAAGGCGGGAGAGGGCGCGAGATCCTGGCGCGCTTCCCGGAGGCGCGGCAGGTGGAGGTGGCCTCGCACCAGTCCATCCCGGAATTGCGGGAGGGGAGCGCGGAGGACTGGCTGGCCAGCAAGCGCGACGTGCTGGTGCTGGGCGTCAAGAAGACCCTGGTCTGCCGGCCCAACGGGCGCAGCGCCGATTTCATCGCACCCTCGGTCTCCAACGGCTGCGCCATGGCCTGCGCCTATTGCTACGTGGCGCGGCGCAAGGGCCATGCGAACCCGGTGACCGTCTTCACCAACATCGAGGCGATCACCGGCTTCATCGCCCGCCACGCTGCGCGGCAGGGCATGAAGCTGGAGCCCAACCAGGTGGATGCGCGCGACTGGGTCTATGACATCGGAGAGAATGGCGACCTGTCGGTGGATGCCTCGATCTCCGGCAACGTCCGCGACCTCGTGGCCCTGTTCCGCGGTCTGCCGAACGCCAAGGGCTCCTTCGCCACGAAATTCGTGAATCCGGCGATCCTGGACTACGACCCGCGCGGCCGGACGCGGGTGCGGATCTCCCTGATGCCGGACGCGCGGGCGCGGCTGCTGGATGTGCGGACCTCCCCGGTGGCGGAGCGGATCGGCTTCGCGGGCGAGCTGTTCCAGGCCGGCTACGAACTGCACCTGAACTTCTCGCCCGTGGTGGTGCATGAGGGCTGGGAGGCGGAATGGCGCGAGTTGTTCCGGCAGATCGACGGCCGGCTGCCGGAGGCGGCGAAGCAGGGGCTGGCGGCGGAGGTGATCATGCTGACCCACAGCGCCGGACTGCACGAGGTGAACCTCGCCTGGCATCCGAGGGCCGAGGAACTGCTCTGGCAGCCGCGCTGGCAGGAGGAGAAGCTGAGCCAGAACGGGGCGCGCAACCTGCGCTACCGGCATGGGGTGAAGGGGAGGCTGCTCCAGCGCTTCACCGCCATCCTGGGTGAGGTGATGCCCTATTGCCGCATCCGTTACGCTTTCTGA
- the tyrS gene encoding tyrosine--tRNA ligase, whose translation MDDFLHAARERGFIHQVTDEDALAARLKAGPLPSYVGFDLTADSLHVGHLLPIMLLRLLQRCGHKPVVLMGGGTTRIGDPSGKDEARQLLSDEVIAQNKAGIRRVFESFLTFGDGPADAIELDNNEWLGKLEYIPFLRDVGRHFSVNRMLTMDSVKLRLDRDQPLTFLEFNYMLLQSYDFLELNRRHGVGLQLGGRDQWGNIIMGTDLVRRVAGKEAFGVTTILLTTASGAKMGKTAAGAVWLNADRLSPYDYWQFWRNTEDADVARFLALFTDLPMAEVRRLGALEGAEVNEAKKILATEATAILHGRAAAEAAAETARATFEAGTLAEDLPTVAAPLPATVLDLLVAAGFVASKGEARRLVRGGGVRLNDQPVGDETRQVTEADLRDGTAKLSAGRKKHALVRAG comes from the coding sequence ATGGACGATTTCCTGCATGCGGCGCGCGAGCGCGGCTTCATCCACCAGGTCACCGACGAGGATGCCCTCGCCGCGCGGCTGAAGGCTGGGCCGCTGCCGAGCTATGTGGGTTTCGACCTGACGGCGGACAGCCTGCATGTCGGCCATCTGCTGCCGATCATGCTGCTGCGGCTGCTGCAGCGCTGCGGCCACAAGCCCGTCGTGCTGATGGGCGGCGGCACCACGCGCATCGGCGACCCGTCCGGCAAGGACGAGGCGCGGCAGCTCCTCTCCGACGAGGTCATCGCGCAGAACAAGGCGGGCATCCGCCGCGTCTTCGAAAGCTTCCTCACCTTCGGCGACGGCCCGGCCGATGCCATCGAGCTCGACAACAACGAGTGGCTCGGCAAGCTGGAATACATCCCCTTCCTGCGCGACGTGGGGCGGCACTTCTCGGTCAACCGCATGCTGACCATGGACAGCGTGAAGCTGCGCCTGGACCGCGACCAGCCGCTCACCTTCCTCGAATTCAACTACATGCTGCTCCAGAGCTACGACTTCCTGGAGCTGAACCGCCGCCACGGCGTCGGCCTGCAGCTCGGCGGGCGCGACCAGTGGGGCAACATCATCATGGGCACCGACCTCGTCCGCCGCGTCGCGGGCAAGGAAGCCTTCGGCGTGACCACGATCCTGCTCACCACCGCCTCCGGCGCGAAGATGGGCAAGACCGCCGCCGGCGCCGTCTGGCTGAATGCCGACCGGCTCTCGCCCTATGACTACTGGCAGTTCTGGCGCAACACCGAGGATGCCGACGTGGCGCGCTTCCTGGCCCTTTTCACCGACCTGCCGATGGCGGAGGTCCGCCGCCTCGGTGCGCTGGAAGGCGCGGAGGTGAACGAGGCCAAGAAGATCCTGGCCACCGAGGCCACCGCGATCCTGCACGGCCGCGCGGCGGCGGAGGCGGCCGCGGAGACCGCCCGCGCCACCTTCGAGGCCGGCACCCTGGCCGAGGACCTGCCCACGGTCGCCGCCCCGCTGCCCGCCACGGTGCTGGACCTGCTGGTGGCCGCCGGCTTCGTCGCCAGCAAGGGCGAGGCGCGCCGCCTGGTGCGCGGCGGCGGCGTCCGCCTGAACGACCAGCCGGTGGGCGACGAGACCCGCCAGGTCACCGAGGCCGACCTGCGCGACGGCACCGCCAAGCTTTCCGCCGGGCGCAAGAAGCACGCGCTGGTGCGGGCAGGCTGA
- a CDS encoding DUF3971 domain-containing protein, whose translation MPGPRPGRRMRRALGRLIRRGLLPALVSLTHAAMTLAAAGGLVACALLWRLQAGPLPVPMLATALEQLASGDGMDLRIGGAALSWLPPVDSAGSPALSLRLYGLQLPDASGKARLDLPEIGAQIPARNLLLRGAYVPETLTVDGPLLVLEVGPDGLPNLPRARNGASSSRDGRGAAAGEGSRGPARPLPDENPLQYLLRRSGARDRLAALHEVRVNAARLEVRDHDGALRAVMQGGDLLLRRDRQGENMGFRGGGSLRVGAAEGSLRFFGHIGAAPATLELRASLPAMRPAEIAAELPVLAPLAGLDAPVALEARLRYSRDGVRGQLDMRAGAGVLALPEGGRAVIGGGPDAATLSLRLDGVDAERRPWGHVEIGLRQGELEMPGLGKVRVGAAMPEPGAPGPGAPGPGAPGPVAAGSTAPAPPAPAMAAMPALRLSASLGEPDARGRSSGEAEVTLGRVALSAATGERVSFGAAPSPPPGRAAPVPAPVPAPAPGAARSGAAGGVKAPDQGAKPGGAGGSSPPAAPAPTPVAGAESRIALHFSGLDLLQWNIPDAGLDLHLGAGQVAQPDGTRIGFRGIEAALQAGPDRVTLQRFRLALAEGAGARGIAPVASAQGEAQHHAEGWRWRLGLGVDRTFLPDLALYWPASVAPGGRSWIVENLTAGTARDGHWEFGGLLPANGGVPKLETMTGLLTVEDATVHWLRPVPPVEHVSGTIRFLSPAEILVEGQGGRQQGTALSASEVRVRLYDLDIGQEKTEISGRVTGPLNDMLRVVDHPRLHLLQTVPVDLSRAGGKANVTMRLAFPLLADLPVERIAVAVKGQVTDAALPDLLLDQSLRRGRATLDLTEAGMRLDGTADLGPLRAARMGMQVDFRDGPPGQLVVKGQVEGPAELAALRGTRLDILGDRIGGQATVSAQFEQRRGADTQVEAKADLAQARLSLAPLNWRKAPGLAARAEMSMRLRDGGLRGIEGLRIEAPDLMLRGAAEFAPGSRITRLTLAEGRAGASRVSGELGFPEGPDGLWRIVVRGPVLDLRGADPDFLSGSGDKEGGRMRRSAAPCRASMPRSRWGRC comes from the coding sequence ATGCCCGGCCCCCGCCCGGGGCGCCGGATGCGCCGGGCCCTGGGGCGGCTGATCCGGCGGGGGCTGCTTCCGGCGCTGGTGTCGCTGACCCATGCGGCGATGACGCTGGCGGCGGCGGGCGGGCTGGTGGCCTGCGCCCTGCTCTGGCGGCTGCAGGCGGGGCCGCTGCCCGTGCCGATGCTGGCCACGGCGCTGGAGCAACTGGCCTCGGGCGACGGGATGGACCTGCGGATCGGCGGCGCCGCCCTGAGCTGGCTGCCGCCGGTCGACTCGGCGGGCTCGCCGGCGCTGTCGCTGCGGCTCTACGGGCTGCAACTGCCGGATGCCTCGGGCAAGGCGCGGCTGGATCTGCCGGAGATCGGAGCGCAGATTCCGGCGCGGAACCTCCTGCTCCGGGGCGCCTATGTGCCCGAGACGCTGACGGTGGACGGTCCCCTGCTGGTGCTGGAGGTGGGGCCGGACGGGCTGCCGAACCTGCCCCGGGCGAGGAACGGGGCGAGCTCCAGCCGGGACGGGCGCGGCGCGGCGGCCGGGGAAGGCTCGCGTGGGCCGGCGCGGCCCCTGCCGGACGAGAACCCGCTGCAATACCTGTTGCGCCGGAGCGGCGCGCGCGACCGGCTGGCGGCGCTGCACGAGGTACGGGTGAACGCGGCCCGGCTGGAGGTGCGCGACCATGACGGCGCCCTGCGAGCGGTGATGCAGGGCGGCGACCTGCTGCTGCGCCGCGACCGTCAGGGGGAGAATATGGGCTTCCGGGGCGGTGGCAGCCTGCGGGTCGGGGCCGCAGAGGGCAGCCTGCGCTTCTTCGGCCACATCGGGGCGGCGCCCGCCACGCTGGAGCTGCGCGCCTCGCTGCCCGCGATGCGCCCGGCCGAGATCGCGGCGGAACTGCCGGTGCTGGCGCCGCTGGCCGGGCTGGACGCGCCGGTCGCGCTGGAGGCACGGCTCCGCTACAGCCGCGACGGGGTCCGGGGGCAGCTCGACATGCGGGCGGGCGCCGGGGTGCTCGCCCTGCCGGAAGGGGGGCGGGCGGTGATCGGCGGCGGCCCGGATGCGGCGACCCTCTCCCTGCGGCTGGATGGCGTGGATGCCGAGCGCCGCCCCTGGGGTCATGTCGAGATCGGGCTCCGGCAGGGCGAACTGGAGATGCCGGGCCTTGGGAAGGTGCGGGTGGGCGCCGCCATGCCCGAGCCGGGAGCGCCAGGGCCGGGAGCGCCAGGGCCGGGAGCGCCAGGGCCGGTGGCAGCCGGAAGCACGGCACCGGCGCCCCCTGCCCCCGCCATGGCCGCGATGCCGGCGCTGCGGCTCTCGGCGAGCCTCGGGGAACCCGATGCGCGGGGGCGGTCCTCCGGCGAGGCCGAGGTGACGCTGGGGCGCGTGGCCCTGAGCGCCGCGACCGGGGAGCGGGTGTCCTTCGGTGCGGCGCCATCCCCGCCTCCCGGCCGGGCGGCCCCGGTCCCAGCTCCGGTCCCAGCTCCGGCCCCGGGCGCGGCGCGTTCAGGTGCGGCGGGGGGCGTCAAGGCCCCGGACCAGGGCGCGAAACCCGGGGGCGCTGGCGGCTCCTCCCCGCCCGCCGCCCCGGCCCCAACGCCGGTGGCCGGGGCGGAAAGCAGGATCGCGCTGCACTTCTCGGGCCTCGACCTGCTGCAATGGAACATACCCGACGCCGGGTTGGACCTGCATCTGGGCGCCGGGCAGGTGGCGCAGCCGGACGGCACGCGCATCGGCTTCCGCGGCATCGAGGCGGCGCTGCAGGCCGGGCCGGATCGCGTGACGCTGCAACGCTTCCGTCTCGCCCTGGCCGAAGGAGCCGGGGCACGCGGCATCGCGCCGGTGGCCAGCGCGCAGGGCGAGGCACAGCACCACGCCGAGGGCTGGCGCTGGCGGCTCGGCCTGGGGGTGGACCGGACCTTCCTGCCCGACCTGGCGCTCTACTGGCCCGCCTCGGTGGCGCCGGGCGGGCGTTCCTGGATCGTGGAGAACCTGACCGCCGGCACGGCGCGGGACGGGCACTGGGAGTTCGGCGGCCTGCTGCCGGCGAATGGCGGCGTGCCGAAGCTGGAAACGATGACCGGCCTGCTGACGGTGGAGGACGCGACGGTGCACTGGCTGCGCCCCGTCCCGCCGGTGGAGCATGTGAGCGGCACGATACGCTTCCTGTCCCCGGCGGAGATCCTGGTGGAAGGGCAGGGTGGGCGGCAGCAGGGCACCGCGCTCTCCGCCTCGGAGGTGCGGGTCCGGCTCTACGACCTCGATATCGGCCAGGAGAAGACGGAGATCTCGGGCCGCGTCACCGGGCCGCTGAACGACATGCTCCGGGTGGTGGACCATCCGCGCCTGCACCTGTTGCAGACCGTGCCGGTCGATCTGTCGCGGGCGGGCGGCAAGGCGAATGTCACGATGCGCCTTGCCTTCCCGCTGTTGGCCGACCTGCCGGTGGAGCGCATCGCCGTGGCGGTGAAGGGGCAGGTGACGGATGCGGCCCTGCCGGATCTGCTGCTCGACCAGTCGCTGCGGCGGGGCCGGGCCACGCTGGACCTGACCGAGGCGGGGATGCGCCTCGACGGCACCGCCGATCTCGGCCCGCTGCGCGCGGCGCGGATGGGGATGCAGGTGGATTTCCGCGACGGCCCGCCGGGGCAACTGGTGGTGAAGGGGCAGGTCGAAGGTCCGGCGGAACTGGCGGCGCTGCGCGGCACGCGGCTGGACATCCTGGGCGACCGGATCGGCGGCCAGGCCACCGTCAGTGCCCAGTTCGAGCAGCGGCGCGGCGCCGATACGCAGGTGGAGGCGAAGGCGGATCTCGCCCAGGCGCGGCTTTCCCTGGCGCCGCTCAACTGGCGCAAGGCGCCCGGCCTGGCGGCGCGGGCGGAGATGTCCATGCGCCTGCGCGACGGCGGGCTGCGCGGCATCGAGGGGCTGCGGATCGAGGCGCCGGACCTGATGCTGCGCGGCGCGGCGGAATTCGCGCCCGGTTCCCGGATCACCCGGCTGACCCTGGCCGAAGGGCGGGCCGGGGCCTCGCGCGTGAGCGGCGAGCTGGGCTTCCCCGAAGGGCCGGACGGGCTCTGGCGGATCGTGGTGCGCGGCCCGGTGCTGGACCTGCGCGGCGCCGATCCGGATTTCCTGAGCGGGTCCGGAGACAAGGAGGGGGGAAGGATGCGCCGGAGCGCAGCGCCTTGCCGGGCTTCGATGCCGAGATCGCGCTGGGGCAGGTGCTGA